The Desmonostoc muscorum LEGE 12446 genome includes a region encoding these proteins:
- a CDS encoding long-chain-fatty-acid--CoA ligase, with translation MNIAQNLELACYLFPNKPALIFEEQCLTYKDLDEMVNRVANGLRSLGIRRRDRVVLFLPNIPEFVISYLGILKIGAVVVSINVMLKTDEVRYILNDCAAKAIITTEPQTEYIQEADLPELQHILIAEGRANNNISLTQLMAKFSPEARAVEMTHDAPASILYTSGTTGFPKGATLSHGNVIFNSYGANCCYRIQKSDRLLLFLPLSHCFGQNAIMNAGISACSTIILQRRFDPEQVLKTITTHQVTMLFGVPTVFIKLLNMDTSNYNLKNIRYYFSAAAPMPLQVAENWYTKYGLVIHEGYGLTETSPFATYNHNLKYKLGSVGTPIANVEMKIVDGDDNQVKIGELGEIVIKGSNVMLGYWNRPFETAEVLKNGWLHTGDIGRMDEDGFFYIVDRLKDMIVVSGFKVYPTEIENVIYQHPGVAEVAVYGVPDPLKNETVKANIIPKTGHTITEQQIIDFCYEKMAAYKVPRVINFVNSIPKNSTGKVLKRVLSQESISNFAEKRQELGVRS, from the coding sequence ATGAATATCGCACAAAATCTTGAGCTTGCTTGCTACCTTTTCCCCAACAAACCAGCCCTAATCTTTGAAGAACAATGTTTGACTTATAAAGACCTTGATGAGATGGTAAACCGTGTTGCTAACGGTTTACGCAGTTTGGGTATTAGGCGTAGAGATCGTGTAGTTTTGTTTTTGCCAAATATTCCAGAATTTGTAATTTCTTATCTTGGCATTTTGAAAATTGGCGCGGTTGTGGTTTCAATCAACGTCATGCTCAAAACTGATGAAGTCAGATATATTCTCAATGATTGTGCTGCTAAAGCAATTATTACAACAGAGCCACAAACTGAGTATATTCAAGAGGCAGATTTACCTGAGTTACAACACATTTTAATTGCAGAAGGTAGAGCCAACAATAATATTAGTTTAACACAATTGATGGCAAAGTTCTCTCCTGAAGCACGGGCAGTTGAAATGACTCACGATGCTCCTGCAAGTATCCTTTATACATCAGGGACTACAGGCTTTCCTAAAGGTGCTACACTTTCTCATGGCAATGTTATTTTTAATAGCTACGGTGCTAATTGTTGTTACCGCATTCAAAAGAGCGATCGCTTATTACTTTTCCTACCTTTATCCCATTGTTTTGGACAAAATGCGATTATGAATGCTGGCATTTCTGCTTGTTCAACTATCATTTTACAACGTCGTTTTGACCCAGAACAAGTCCTAAAAACTATCACTACACATCAAGTAACAATGTTATTTGGAGTGCCGACAGTATTCATCAAACTGCTGAATATGGATACTTCTAACTACAACTTAAAAAATATCCGCTATTACTTTTCAGCAGCAGCACCCATGCCATTACAAGTAGCAGAGAATTGGTACACAAAATATGGACTCGTGATTCACGAAGGGTATGGTCTAACTGAAACATCACCATTTGCCACTTATAACCATAACTTGAAATATAAGCTAGGTAGTGTTGGCACACCCATTGCCAATGTGGAAATGAAGATTGTCGATGGTGATGATAATCAGGTAAAAATAGGCGAGTTGGGTGAGATAGTTATCAAGGGTTCCAACGTTATGCTTGGTTATTGGAATCGCCCTTTTGAAACTGCCGAAGTTCTGAAAAACGGCTGGTTACATACTGGTGACATTGGTCGGATGGATGAAGACGGTTTTTTCTACATTGTTGACCGTTTAAAAGACATGATCGTTGTTTCTGGATTTAAGGTATATCCGACAGAAATTGAAAATGTGATTTATCAACATCCAGGAGTAGCCGAAGTAGCTGTCTATGGCGTACCCGATCCTCTTAAAAACGAGACTGTCAAAGCAAATATTATCCCAAAAACTGGTCACACAATCACAGAACAACAAATCATTGATTTTTGTTATGAGAAAATGGCAGCTTATAAAGTTCCACGTGTGATTAATTTTGTGAATTCAATTCCAAAAAACTCGACTGGTAAAGTACTAAAGCGAGTTTTATCTCAGGAATCCATATCTAATTTTGCTGAAAAAAGGCAAGAATTAGGAGTTAGGAGTTAG
- a CDS encoding ScyA-related TPP-binding enzyme: MNIETITKTLNSLDKSQINTAIQPNIFSIEQTSNLTVAAALVKTLENLGVRYAFGLFGGGITPFIASLEQSSIEVLQFRHETGAVFAAIESYFASGHPVVVFSTTGPGITNALTGLFAARWEGAKIIFVSPSTSANQRGRWAFQETSQYTMSNTGIFTSGTLFHYATTVESSSEFPEIARRLALGVGKLGGFVAHVSIPRTIQTSLLTTPLPHVNFSPTLVTVGEDAISKCLQLLCEAPFAIWVGFGARDAALEIFQLAERTGAAVMSSPRGKGIFPEDHPQFVGVTGFGGQSSVLRYMQEQRPLRVLVLGTKLGEFTSFWNPVMVPSGGFVHVDIDPEVPGTAYPCAETFSVQSDIGAFVRSILKYFPEISRPSTMLALPHAERQVIKPHVEDQVRPEFLMDAIQRVIVENSDAIIITEAGNSFAWGTNMLRFAAPGRYRVSTGFGSMGHAGTGILGAALVRNRKAVAILGDGAMLMNNEISTAVKHKIPVVWVVLNDGRYNMCDQGMNMEGFHGIDAEIPSPDFVMIARAMGGDGIRVNKESDVEAALEKALTLSIPFVVDVIIDPTRPAPIGSRIDSLIFQ; this comes from the coding sequence GTGAACATAGAAACTATTACCAAAACCTTAAATTCATTGGATAAGTCGCAGATAAATACTGCTATCCAACCTAATATATTCTCAATTGAACAGACAAGTAATTTAACTGTTGCAGCAGCTTTGGTGAAGACGCTGGAAAATTTGGGAGTCCGCTATGCTTTTGGGCTGTTCGGAGGCGGAATCACACCTTTTATAGCTAGCCTAGAGCAAAGCTCAATCGAGGTGCTGCAATTTCGTCATGAAACTGGAGCAGTATTTGCAGCTATTGAGTCGTACTTTGCTAGCGGACATCCTGTCGTAGTATTTAGCACAACTGGGCCAGGTATTACTAACGCTCTGACTGGGCTGTTTGCTGCTCGTTGGGAAGGAGCAAAAATTATTTTCGTATCTCCTTCCACTTCTGCAAACCAACGCGGACGTTGGGCTTTTCAAGAAACTAGTCAGTACACAATGTCTAATACAGGCATTTTTACTTCGGGCACATTATTCCATTATGCGACCACCGTTGAATCCAGTTCGGAATTTCCAGAAATTGCTCGCAGGCTGGCACTAGGTGTAGGAAAATTAGGTGGCTTTGTCGCTCATGTTAGTATTCCGAGAACGATCCAGACAAGTTTGCTCACAACACCATTACCCCATGTGAATTTCTCGCCAACTTTGGTAACTGTTGGGGAAGATGCTATTAGCAAATGTTTACAACTGCTGTGTGAAGCACCGTTTGCCATTTGGGTCGGTTTCGGTGCTAGAGATGCAGCTTTAGAAATTTTCCAACTTGCCGAGAGAACAGGAGCGGCGGTGATGTCATCGCCCCGTGGTAAGGGTATATTTCCTGAGGATCATCCTCAGTTTGTTGGTGTGACTGGCTTCGGCGGACAAAGCTCTGTTTTAAGGTATATGCAAGAACAGCGCCCTTTACGGGTACTGGTTTTAGGAACTAAATTAGGTGAATTTACTTCATTTTGGAACCCAGTCATGGTTCCTTCAGGTGGGTTTGTCCATGTGGATATTGACCCAGAAGTACCGGGGACTGCTTATCCATGTGCCGAGACATTCTCCGTTCAGTCTGATATCGGAGCTTTTGTCAGGTCGATACTGAAGTATTTTCCAGAAATCTCTCGTCCGTCAACAATGTTAGCCCTACCTCATGCTGAACGTCAGGTAATCAAGCCCCATGTGGAGGATCAGGTGCGCCCTGAATTTTTGATGGATGCTATTCAAAGAGTAATTGTTGAGAACAGCGACGCAATAATTATCACCGAGGCTGGTAACTCCTTTGCTTGGGGAACAAATATGCTGCGATTTGCTGCGCCAGGACGTTACCGTGTAAGTACTGGGTTTGGTTCAATGGGACATGCTGGTACGGGCATCTTGGGTGCCGCACTGGTACGAAATCGTAAGGCTGTAGCCATTCTCGGCGATGGTGCCATGTTAATGAACAACGAAATCAGTACTGCTGTCAAACACAAAATTCCTGTTGTCTGGGTTGTACTCAATGATGGACGTTACAACATGTGCGACCAAGGTATGAACATGGAAGGATTCCACGGTATAGATGCAGAGATTCCCAGCCCAGATTTTGTGATGATTGCCCGTGCTATGGGAGGCGATGGTATTCGTGTAAACAAAGAGTCTGATGTGGAAGCGGCTTTAGAAAAAGCACTAACTTTGAGTATTCCATTTGTTGTTGATGTGATTATCGATCCGACTCGTCCAGCACCGATAGGTAGTAGGATTGACAGTCTTATTTTTCAGTAA
- a CDS encoding 4'-phosphopantetheinyl transferase family protein — MIAVDSLWLPPPTNWSVLGEDVHVWCTFLNQSTSRVQTLAQLLSQDELTRSERFYLERDKKRYIVGRGLLRTILGSYLGTNASQLEFCYGSHGKPVLAEASGGNTLSFNLSHSHELVLYAVTRQREIGVDIEYMRPISDFEQVAERCFSDREKEVFRQLPQDEKLGAFFNCWTRKEAYLKATGQGLVFPMDQLDVSLSSNEPVQLYSINGDRSTVIRWSLQAFIPAFSYVGALAVEGRDWHLKCWQWE; from the coding sequence ATGATTGCTGTTGATTCTCTTTGGCTTCCTCCACCAACAAACTGGTCAGTATTAGGCGAAGATGTTCATGTTTGGTGTACTTTCCTTAACCAATCGACATCTCGTGTTCAGACCTTAGCACAATTACTTTCACAAGACGAACTTACCCGATCTGAGCGTTTTTATTTAGAGCGAGATAAAAAACGTTATATTGTTGGACGTGGGTTACTGCGTACAATTTTAGGCTCTTACTTAGGCACTAATGCCAGTCAATTGGAGTTTTGTTATGGTTCGCATGGTAAACCAGTTTTAGCAGAAGCATCTGGTGGGAATACATTGAGTTTTAATTTATCTCACTCCCATGAACTTGTTTTGTATGCCGTAACGCGTCAACGTGAAATAGGTGTTGATATTGAATATATGCGCCCTATTTCGGACTTTGAACAAGTTGCTGAACGATGTTTTTCAGATAGAGAGAAAGAAGTCTTTCGTCAACTACCACAGGATGAGAAATTAGGAGCATTTTTTAATTGTTGGACTCGGAAAGAAGCTTATCTAAAAGCTACTGGACAAGGACTAGTTTTTCCGATGGATCAATTAGATGTTTCATTATCTTCTAATGAACCAGTTCAACTTTACAGTATTAATGGCGATCGCTCCACGGTCATTCGTTGGTCTCTGCAAGCATTTATACCTGCTTTCAGCTATGTAGGGGCTTTAGCTGTAGAAGGACGTGATTGGCATCTGAAATGCTGGCAATGGGAATAA
- a CDS encoding Mo-dependent nitrogenase C-terminal domain-containing protein: MNANKLYMLQILQKKLDTIEIRNAELAQLLCRIIPSTCPFERDINLFGHFIIYIPPLCKFNPLYNQLTELRFRAQCYLVQHQDKASKL; this comes from the coding sequence ATGAATGCAAACAAATTGTACATGCTACAAATATTACAAAAAAAGCTAGATACTATCGAAATCCGTAATGCTGAACTGGCGCAATTATTATGCCGAATTATCCCATCTACTTGTCCATTTGAACGGGACATCAACCTATTTGGTCATTTCATTATCTACATTCCACCTTTATGTAAGTTCAACCCCCTATATAACCAGTTGACTGAGTTGCGTTTTCGTGCCCAATGTTACCTTGTCCAGCATCAGGACAAGGCTTCTAAATTGTAA
- a CDS encoding response regulator transcription factor codes for MQNILVIEDETQTRNLFVNSLKSKGFYTIAAENGTVGIQRAEEYSPDLVLCDIQMPELDGYGVLNKLRQNPMTAIIPFIFLTVKLTKAELRKGMNLGADDYLTKPCSVEELVGAIAARLEKQKTLKQWYLNQQNLAKESQSTETTSFYPTSSRLSKVFQFIEDNYHQQISLSDVAQAAGYSNAYLTHLVKRQTKRTVHDWIVERRMTQARSLLLNTDESVNQIATKVGYLDAGYFIRSFRQIHKLPPKEWRNASSL; via the coding sequence ATGCAAAATATCTTAGTCATTGAAGATGAGACACAAACCCGGAACCTTTTTGTCAATTCCCTGAAATCTAAAGGTTTTTATACTATTGCTGCTGAGAATGGCACGGTTGGTATTCAACGAGCAGAGGAATACTCACCGGATTTAGTACTTTGCGATATTCAAATGCCAGAACTTGATGGTTATGGTGTTCTGAATAAACTACGCCAAAATCCGATGACAGCGATTATTCCTTTTATTTTTCTCACTGTCAAACTTACCAAAGCTGAACTGCGTAAAGGGATGAATTTAGGAGCAGATGATTATCTCACTAAACCTTGTTCGGTGGAAGAATTAGTAGGAGCGATCGCTGCTCGATTGGAGAAACAAAAAACTCTCAAGCAGTGGTATCTTAACCAACAAAACTTAGCTAAAGAATCACAATCTACCGAGACTACAAGTTTTTATCCCACTAGCTCTAGACTGAGTAAAGTTTTCCAGTTTATTGAAGATAATTACCATCAACAAATCAGTCTTTCTGATGTTGCTCAAGCAGCAGGATACTCTAACGCTTACTTAACACATTTAGTGAAACGTCAAACTAAGCGAACAGTACACGACTGGATTGTTGAACGTCGGATGACACAAGCTCGTTCTTTGTTGCTCAATACTGATGAATCCGTCAATCAAATTGCAACTAAAGTGGGATATCTGGATGCAGGTTATTTCATCCGCTCATTTCGCCAGATCCATAAACTACCTCCAAAAGAATGGAGAAATGCATCTTCTTTATAG
- a CDS encoding acyl carrier protein: protein MKGIETHMTSTSNAFMNTGLVQFLTENQNALLEWMQNFGNTKNNATFSYKKNSPMQLKAASRQTLPSTKLFQTEEVIQGWLVFYLSKLLLVNHSEINIHLPFEYYGITSLEALRLTHAIEVWLDRRLSIELVYEYPTVQTLAQHLAQEVECIR from the coding sequence ATGAAAGGAATAGAAACACACATGACATCTACAAGTAATGCTTTCATGAATACTGGATTAGTGCAGTTTTTGACAGAAAATCAAAATGCACTTCTTGAATGGATGCAAAATTTTGGCAACACGAAGAACAACGCAACATTTTCATATAAGAAGAATTCTCCAATGCAACTAAAAGCAGCTTCTCGTCAAACATTGCCTTCTACAAAACTATTTCAGACAGAAGAAGTTATTCAAGGCTGGTTGGTTTTTTATCTTTCTAAATTGCTGTTAGTAAATCATAGTGAAATTAACATTCATCTACCTTTTGAATATTACGGTATAACTTCTCTAGAAGCGTTACGTCTGACACATGCCATAGAAGTTTGGCTTGATCGTCGCCTTTCTATAGAATTGGTTTATGAGTATCCTACAGTTCAGACATTAGCCCAACATTTAGCCCAGGAAGTTGAGTGTATCCGCTAA
- a CDS encoding ScyA-related TPP-binding enzyme, whose protein sequence is MLVAPEATTQFKYPSKAFVSFPENNSLIADIQSSPALDTFPFNNQDSESISVASAIVKMLEDLGVEYAFGVSGGAIAPVWYKLQHSSIKLLHFRHEAGAAFAATEAYFASGRPVVVFTTSGPGITNALTGLFAARWEDAKVIFLSASTSAPQRGRWALQETSTYTMPSAGLFTSESLFHYATTLECSEELPEVYRRLAKGLARPDGFVAHLSIPTNIQTNPVEKSLPPVTLSCASPTASEEAIAECGQLLAEGPFAIWVGFGARLAAAEIRQLAERTGAAVMCSPRGKGIFPEDHPQFVGITGFAGHESVLRYMQEHRPLRTLVLGTRLGEFTSFWNPAMIPSRGFLHVDINPEVPGTAYPSTETIAIQSDVRMFVKALLKRFPKRQNRAKKQSLPRPERSVINASTDSPVRPEVLMNLMQRVIVEGSDAIVMAEGGNSFAWAINRLRFGKPGRFRVSTGFGAMGHFVTSVVGAALTHHSKAIAIVGDGAMLMNNEVSTAVRYQIPAVWIVLNDARYNMCQQGSKIQGYEGMDVEIPQADFVMLARSMGADGIRVEKESDIQAALEMAMASTRPFVVDILIDHTRQAPIGTRISSLISQGAKN, encoded by the coding sequence ATGTTGGTAGCACCAGAGGCGACTACACAATTCAAGTATCCATCCAAGGCTTTCGTTTCCTTCCCTGAAAATAACTCATTGATTGCAGACATCCAATCAAGTCCAGCCTTAGATACTTTTCCTTTCAATAATCAAGACTCAGAGTCGATTTCAGTCGCCTCTGCAATTGTGAAAATGTTAGAAGATTTGGGAGTCGAATATGCCTTTGGTGTTTCGGGGGGTGCGATCGCTCCAGTATGGTACAAATTGCAACATAGCTCAATTAAATTACTACACTTTCGTCACGAAGCAGGAGCTGCTTTTGCAGCCACCGAGGCGTATTTTGCTAGTGGCCGCCCTGTTGTAGTATTTACCACATCAGGTCCGGGGATCACCAATGCCTTGACTGGGTTGTTCGCTGCACGCTGGGAAGATGCCAAAGTAATTTTTCTGTCGGCTTCTACCTCTGCACCACAGCGTGGACGTTGGGCACTCCAAGAAACCAGCACTTACACCATGCCTAGTGCCGGACTTTTTACCTCAGAATCACTCTTTCATTACGCAACTACTCTCGAATGTAGTGAAGAACTTCCAGAAGTCTATCGACGACTAGCCAAAGGCTTAGCCCGACCGGATGGCTTTGTCGCCCACTTGAGTATCCCGACTAACATCCAAACCAATCCAGTTGAGAAATCTTTGCCACCGGTAACACTCTCTTGTGCGTCACCGACAGCCAGCGAAGAAGCGATCGCCGAATGTGGACAGTTACTTGCAGAAGGACCATTTGCGATCTGGGTTGGCTTTGGTGCCCGCCTTGCCGCTGCTGAAATTCGCCAACTGGCTGAGAGAACAGGTGCGGCGGTAATGTGTTCACCACGCGGTAAAGGTATTTTTCCAGAGGATCATCCTCAATTTGTGGGGATCACGGGCTTCGCTGGACATGAATCGGTTCTGAGATATATGCAAGAACACCGTCCTCTACGAACACTAGTACTCGGAACCCGTCTTGGTGAATTTACCTCATTTTGGAACCCTGCCATGATTCCTTCACGAGGCTTTTTACATGTTGACATCAATCCAGAAGTACCAGGAACTGCTTACCCATCTACCGAAACCATCGCCATTCAGTCTGATGTCAGAATGTTTGTCAAGGCCTTGCTCAAGCGCTTTCCCAAGCGACAAAATCGTGCCAAAAAACAGTCTTTACCCAGACCTGAGCGCAGTGTCATCAATGCCAGCACAGATAGCCCAGTCCGACCAGAAGTACTGATGAATCTTATGCAACGAGTCATCGTTGAGGGTAGTGATGCCATCGTGATGGCTGAAGGAGGTAATTCATTTGCTTGGGCAATTAACCGATTGCGATTTGGTAAACCAGGACGTTTTCGGGTCAGCACTGGATTTGGGGCTATGGGTCATTTCGTCACCAGCGTCGTGGGTGCAGCGTTAACACATCACAGTAAAGCTATAGCGATCGTTGGGGATGGTGCGATGTTGATGAACAATGAAGTCAGCACAGCCGTAAGATATCAGATTCCTGCCGTTTGGATTGTCCTCAATGATGCACGCTACAACATGTGTCAGCAAGGCTCCAAGATACAGGGTTACGAGGGTATGGATGTAGAAATACCACAGGCAGATTTTGTGATGCTTGCCCGCAGCATGGGAGCCGACGGTATCCGTGTGGAAAAAGAGTCTGACATTCAAGCAGCGTTAGAAATGGCAATGGCTTCTACTCGTCCATTCGTTGTGGACATACTTATCGACCACACAAGACAGGCACCTATTGGAACTCGTATTTCTAGTTTGATTTCACAAGGCGCTAAAAATTAG
- a CDS encoding 3-oxoacyl-ACP synthase III family protein has product MLNHPVGIRSLALSLPSIKRTNDYYTEKYPEVIAESEQKSLARLFSLAGSTPNNEFDSEMLPYLKDPFRGTVHRWVLAPEESSLMLQERAARAALDAAELTPKEVDLMLVASVWPEQIGFGDAAFLARQLSLEGAAWNLDAACGVTPVAFQTASALVQTGEYRNVLVVISCAYSRFFDEDDTLSWFMSDGAGAFVVSSLAPNQGILGTKTIHTAALCDSFFAKLTEDEQGNPQIHMRMGKGANKAIRETAVGQLRTCCEGALAAAGVTLEEIDFFIFNTSTAWSANFCTRVLGIDPERTINLYSEYANIGPVITIANLYYAVQLGKIHENDLVLIYGLGAAGAASASVMRWGDVALSTVPNLHEPEIILTSSLDPSLAFC; this is encoded by the coding sequence ATGTTAAATCACCCAGTAGGCATTCGCTCATTGGCATTAAGCTTGCCAAGTATCAAGCGTACAAACGATTACTACACAGAAAAATATCCCGAAGTAATTGCCGAGTCCGAACAAAAAAGTTTAGCAAGATTGTTTTCCCTTGCGGGTTCCACACCTAACAACGAGTTTGACTCAGAGATGTTGCCCTATCTTAAAGACCCTTTTCGAGGTACTGTCCACCGATGGGTACTGGCACCAGAAGAATCTTCATTAATGTTGCAAGAACGTGCGGCTCGTGCAGCCCTTGATGCAGCAGAACTAACTCCCAAAGAAGTTGATCTCATGCTCGTTGCCTCCGTTTGGCCTGAACAAATAGGATTTGGCGATGCTGCTTTTCTAGCTCGTCAACTGAGCTTGGAAGGTGCTGCTTGGAATCTTGATGCAGCCTGTGGAGTCACTCCAGTTGCCTTTCAAACTGCCTCTGCTTTAGTACAAACAGGAGAATACCGCAACGTCCTAGTAGTGATTTCCTGTGCATACTCTCGCTTTTTCGATGAAGACGATACACTATCATGGTTTATGAGTGACGGGGCTGGAGCTTTTGTAGTTAGTTCACTCGCACCCAACCAAGGCATCCTGGGTACAAAGACCATTCATACTGCTGCTTTATGTGATAGCTTTTTTGCCAAACTCACTGAAGACGAGCAAGGCAATCCACAAATACATATGCGGATGGGCAAAGGCGCAAATAAAGCCATCCGCGAAACCGCTGTGGGACAACTGCGTACTTGTTGTGAAGGTGCCTTAGCTGCCGCCGGTGTCACACTTGAGGAAATTGACTTTTTTATTTTTAATACATCCACTGCTTGGTCAGCAAACTTCTGCACTCGCGTACTAGGCATTGACCCAGAACGGACAATCAACCTTTACTCTGAGTATGCAAACATTGGCCCAGTAATCACGATCGCCAATTTGTACTATGCTGTGCAGCTGGGTAAGATTCACGAAAATGACTTGGTTCTGATTTATGGTTTAGGTGCAGCAGGTGCCGCCTCTGCAAGTGTGATGCGTTGGGGTGATGTGGCATTAAGTACTGTTCCAAATCTCCACGAACCTGAGATAATACTCACAAGTTCCTTAGATCCTAGCTTGGCTTTTTGCTAG
- a CDS encoding 3-deoxy-7-phosphoheptulonate synthase, which yields MEISKLLNTNIESSTVLITPIEIKEKLPINNLAAKTVLQGRQAIKDILDGKNSRKLIIVGPCSIHDFNAALEYAEKLKRLADAVQDKFLIVMRVYFEKPRTTVGWKGLINDPDLNDSFNIEKGLFMARNLLLKIAELGLPAATETLDPVTPQYFSDLISWAAIGARTIESQTHREMASGLSMPVGFKNGTDGNIQVAIDAIQSANKLHHFLGIDQRGQISTFQAKGNLYGHIILRGGGGKSNFDTATVAWLEKKLEELKLLQRIVIDCSHGNCYKDHKLQATVFNNIIQQIVDGNRSIIGMMIESNLYEGNQKIPIDLNELKYGVSVTDKCIGWEETEEIILSAHQKLSTDRNITLSSCGMFVSGVPVRNVLTTVG from the coding sequence ATGGAAATTAGCAAATTACTTAATACTAATATCGAATCTTCAACGGTTTTAATAACACCAATAGAGATAAAGGAGAAATTGCCTATAAATAATCTGGCTGCGAAAACCGTATTGCAAGGGAGGCAAGCTATAAAAGATATTCTTGATGGAAAAAACTCTCGGAAGTTGATTATTGTTGGTCCCTGTTCCATTCATGATTTCAATGCTGCTTTGGAATATGCAGAAAAATTGAAACGTCTCGCGGACGCAGTTCAAGATAAATTTTTGATTGTCATGAGGGTTTACTTTGAAAAACCGAGAACTACTGTAGGTTGGAAAGGATTGATTAATGACCCAGATTTGAATGATTCGTTTAATATTGAGAAAGGATTATTCATGGCACGGAATTTGCTACTCAAAATTGCTGAATTAGGATTACCGGCTGCCACAGAAACCTTAGATCCTGTAACACCTCAATATTTTTCTGATTTGATTTCTTGGGCTGCAATTGGCGCTCGCACTATTGAATCTCAAACTCATCGTGAAATGGCAAGTGGCTTATCTATGCCAGTTGGTTTTAAAAATGGTACTGATGGAAATATCCAAGTTGCTATTGACGCTATTCAATCAGCTAATAAACTCCATCATTTTTTAGGAATTGATCAAAGGGGTCAAATCTCTACTTTTCAAGCCAAGGGAAATCTGTATGGTCATATAATTTTACGTGGAGGTGGTGGTAAATCGAATTTTGATACAGCTACTGTAGCTTGGTTAGAGAAGAAGCTAGAGGAACTCAAATTACTGCAAAGAATTGTCATTGACTGTAGTCATGGAAATTGTTATAAGGATCACAAGCTCCAGGCTACAGTTTTTAACAATATTATTCAGCAAATTGTAGATGGGAATAGATCAATTATTGGTATGATGATTGAGTCAAATCTGTATGAGGGAAATCAGAAAATTCCTATAGATTTGAATGAATTGAAGTATGGTGTTTCTGTCACAGACAAATGTATTGGTTGGGAAGAAACAGAAGAAATTATTCTATCTGCTCATCAAAAATTAAGCACAGATAGAAATATCACACTATCCAGTTGTGGAATGTTTGTATCTGGAGTTCCTGTCCGAAACGTATTGACAACTGTAGGATAG
- a CDS encoding acyl carrier protein, whose translation MTQQDIFNQVQFIVAAELANEQQKITPEVNLTQDLGADYLDLIAMFQKLEDTFNTRIPYREAKQLVTIEQIVNYIDQKIFI comes from the coding sequence ATGACCCAACAAGATATCTTTAATCAAGTCCAATTTATCGTCGCAGCAGAACTTGCAAATGAACAACAAAAAATCACACCAGAGGTTAATCTTACTCAAGATTTAGGAGCAGATTACTTAGACTTGATAGCAATGTTCCAAAAACTAGAGGATACTTTCAATACAAGAATTCCTTATCGGGAAGCAAAGCAACTTGTAACAATAGAACAAATTGTTAATTACATAGATCAAAAAATTTTTATTTGA